GTAAATATATCTATTATTTCACAATATCAAAAAACTTTAGAAGTTTTCAATAGATATTATAAATATGAACAGATTTTAGATTCAGAGAGAGTTGAGAAAGAACTAATACCAGAGAAAGCATTCAGAGAAGTGATTGCAAATGCTTTGATTCATAGAACTTGGGATGTAAATTCAAATATAAGGATATCAATGTATGAAGATAAGATAGAAATATCATCTCCAGGTGGGTTACCAGTTGGAATAAGTGAAAAAGAATATTTAAATGGACAGATTTCACAACTTAGAAATCCTATTATAGGAAATATATTTTTTAGATTAAAGTATATTGAAATGTTTGGAACAGGTATAAGAAGAATAAATGAAAGTTATAAGGATTTAACAGCTAAGCCAAAATTTGAAATTTTTGAAAATTCAATAAAAATAACTCTACCGATAGTTACTGCTAAATTATTTTTAACGACAGATGAAAAAATAATAATGAATGTTTTAGAAAGAGGAAATATATTATCGAGCAGTGATATTCTAAAAATGACAGAATTTAAAAAGGACAAATTAAATAGATTATTAAAAAAATTAATTCAAAAGAATTATATTGATGTTATAGGAAATGGTCGAGGAACTAAGTATTTAAAAAAGTAGGATTTATATAATACAGAAGATGGAAATAGCAGAGTAGAGCTTCATTTACTTGATGGAACAATTTGACTTAATCAATTAGAAATAGCAGAACTTTTTCAAACAACAAAACAAAATATAAGTAAACATATAAAAGCTATATTTAATGATGGAGAATTGGAAGAAAAAGTGGTATGCAACTATCAGTTGCATACCACTCGACATGGTGCAATTAAAGGAAAAAGTCAATCAAAAGAAGTAGTGTTTTATAACTTAGATATGATATTAGCAATAGGTTATCGTGTTCGTTCACCTAGAGAAGATATTTTACAAGGAAATGGCAAAACTACAAACCAAAAAATGATAGAAAAAGTTGAAATTGAATATAAAAAATTCAGAGAAAAAAATTTAATTCAAGTAGAAAGAGATTATTTAGAAGAAATTAAAAATATCGAAAGACTTGCAAAAGAAAATAGTAAGAAGAAATAAAAACTTTAATCAAAAATTAAAGGAGTAAATAAGAATGTCTAAAATAATGAGTACTATGTTTATTAAAAAGTAGGTTTTTATAAATTTTATAAGTTATAACTGATAAAATATTAAAATTTAAATTTTTATTAGTTATAATCGATAAAAATATTGAAGAATGGAATTTTGTAAGTTATAATTGATAAGAGGTGATAAAAAGTGTTAAAAAGAGATAAATACATAAAAAGAATTATTCCTTTTATCAATAAAGATATTATAAAAGTTTTAACTGGTCTTAGAAGAACAGGAAAATCGGTAATGCTGAATCTCATAATGGAGGAATTAGAAAGTAGGGAAATATCCAGAGAGCAGTTTATTAACATAAATTTTGAAAATTTAAAAAATAGAGATCTTAAAAGTTATGAGAAATTATATAGCTATATTTTAAACAAAGTTAGCAATAAATATAAAGACTACTATATTTTTTTAGATGAAATTCAAGAAGTGAGAGAATGGGAAAAGTGTATAAACTCTTTAAGAGTAGAAGAAGATTATAATTTTGATATTTATATCACGGGTTCAAATGCTAAATTGCTATCAGGAGAGCTTTCAACATATTTAGCAGGAAGATATGTAGAGTTTGTAATTTATCCTTTTTCATTTCAAGAATTTTATGAGATTATGAAAAAGAAAAATAACATTATTAATGTGAGAGAAGCATTTCAAATATATATTAAATATGGAGGAATGCCTTTTCTTCATAATTTAAATTTTGAATATGAGGCAAGTATGCAATATCTTCGGGATATGTATGCCTCAATTATATTAAAAGATATAACACAAAGAAATAATATTAGAGATACTGATTTATTGGAAAGAATTATAAATTATCTTATTATGAATATTGGGAATACATTCTCTGCAACCTCAATTTCTAAATTTTTTAAGAGTGAAAACAGAAAGGTTGCAACAGAAACTATATTAAATTATATTAAAGCTTGTGAAAATTCATTCTTAATTTATAAAGTACCTAGAAATGATTTAATTGGAAAGAAAATGTTGAATATAAATGAAAAATATTATATTGCTGACCATGGGATAAGGGAGGCTATATTAGAAAGTAATCAGAGAGATATTAATCAAATTTTAGAAAATATTGTTTATCTTGAAATGCTTCGTAGAGGATATACTGTAAAAATCGGAAAAATTAGTAACCTCGAAGTTGATTTTGTATGTACTAAAAATAAAGAAACATTATACATTCAAGTTAGTTATTTGCTTGCTTCTAAGGAAACAATAGAAAGAGAATTTACAGTTTTAGAAAATATTAATGATAATTATCCTAAATATGTAATTTCTATGGATGAATTTGATATGTCAAAAAATGGAATAAATCATATTAATATAATTGATTTTTTGCTTGAAAAATAGATAAAATATAATTCAAAAAATAGTAAAGTTTAATAATATGAAATAAGATTTATGTTTTAATAAAAAATGGAGAATTTATGAAAATAGCAATATGGACAGTTACAAGAGGAGCAGGAAATATAGCAAAAGAATATGCACAAATATTAAATAAAAAACTAAATGATATAATTGCGGATACATTCACTTTAAAAAAATTTGAAATATCTGATACCTTGCAAATTGATGATTTTACAGCAGAAATAACAGAAAAATTTAACTTATATGAGGGGCATATTTTTATAATGGCAAGTGGTATTGTTATTAGAAAAATTTCAAGCTTATTAAAATCAAAAGATATTGACCCGGCTGTTCTTTTAATAGATGAAGGAAAACATTTTGTGATTTCACTTTTGTCAGGGCATTTAGGTGGAGCAAATGAATTAACTCAAAAAGTTGCGGAAATTTTAAATCTTGTTCCTATAATTACAACAAGTTCTGATATTACAGGTAAAATAGCAGTTGATAGTATTGCACAGAAATTAAATGCGGAGCTTGAAGATTTAAAATCTGCTAAAGATGTAACTTCTCTTATAGTTGATGGGAAGAAGGTAAATATTTTATTTCCTAAAAATGTAAAGATTAGTGAGAATGGAAATTCTGAAGGGATAGTTCTAGTATCTAATAGAAAAAAAGTGGAAATTACTAAGATATGTCCTAAGAATATAATTTTAGGTATAGGTTGTAAGAAAGACATCAAGGCAGAGCATATTTTAGAGGCTATAGAAGATATAATGAATAAGTACAATTTAGATATAAAGGCAATTAAACATATTGCTACTGTTGATATCAAAGAAAATGAAGAGGGCTTGATTAAAGCGGCGGAATTTTTGGAAGTGGAATTAAAAATTATTTCAAGAGAAGAAATTAAAAAAGTAGAGTCTATGTTCGAAGGTTCAGATTTTGTTCAAACTAATATAGGTGTGAGAGCAGTATCAGAACCGGTTGCCTTTTTATCCTCATCACAAAATGGTAGATTTATTGCGATGAAGGAGAAATACAATGGAATAACTATATCTATTTATGAAGAAGATAATCTTCAGTTAATATAGAAAAATTTTTAAAATTACTTAAATATAAAAGAAAGAGGAAAAGATAATGAACAAAGGAAAGATTTTTGTTGTTGGAATAGGACCTGGAAATATGCAAGATATAAGTAGAAGAGCCTATGATGTTTTAAAAAATGTGGATATTATAGCAGGCTATACAACTTATATAAATTTAGTTAAAAATGAATTTTCTGATAAAGAATTCTATTCATCAGGAATGAAAAGGGAAATAGAGAGATGTCAAGAAGTTTTAGGACTTGCAGAATCTGGGAAAAAAGTGGCATTAATAAGTAGTGGAGATTCAGGTATTTATGGAATGGCAGGAATTATGTTGGAACTTGCTTTGAATGAAAATAGTGGAATAGAAGTGGAAGTAATTCCGGGAATAACATCTACTGTTGCAGGGGCAGCCTTAGTTGGAGCACCTCTCATGCATGATCAGGCTATAGTAAGTTTAAGTGACTTGTTAACTGATTGGGAAGTCATTAAGAAAAGAATTGATTGTGCTAGTCAAGGAGATTTTGTAATATCACTTTATAATCCAAAGAGCAAGGGTAGAACAGAGCAAATTGTTGAAGCTAGAGAAATTATGTTAAAACATAAATTAGCGACTACTCCTGTTGCACTATTAAGGCATATAGGAAGAGAAGAAGAAAATTATACTTTAACAACATTAGAAGATTTTTTAAATTATGATATTGATATGTTTACAATTGTAACTATAGGGAATTCAAATACCTATATTAAAGAAGGTAAAATGATAACTCCTAGAGGTTATGAGAAGAAGTCGAATTGGGGAAAATAGAAAGAAGGCTATAATGATTTGGGTTATTGGTGGAACTAAAGATTCAAGAGATTTTTTGGAAAAATTTTTAAAATATAACAATGATATTATTGTTTCAACAGCAACAGAATATGGAGCAAAACTTATTGAAAATTTAGAAGTTAAGACTTCAAGTGAAAAAATGGATAAAAATGCTATGCTTGATTTTGTAGAAAGAAATAATATAAATAAAATTGTAGATACCAGTCATCCCTATGCTTTTGAGGTTTCAAAAAATGCTATGGAAGTTGCAGATGAAAAAAATATTGGATATTTTAGATTTGAAAGAGAAACAGTAGATTTATTAGCAAAAAAATATTCAAACTTTGAAAATATTAATGAACTATTGGCTTATGTTGAAAAGCTTGATGGAAATATACTAGTTACATTAGGGAGCAATAATGTACCACTTTTTAAAGATTTAAAAAATCTAACAAATATTTATTTTAGAATTCTCCCTAAGTGGGATATGGTTAAAAGATGTGAAGATAATAATATACTTCCAAAAAATATTATTGCAATGCAGGGACCTTTTACTGAGGCAATGAATATTGCAATGATAGAGCAACTTAAAATAAAGTATTTGATTACTAAAAAAGCCGGAAATACAGGTGGAGAGAAGGAAAAAGTATCAGCCTGTGATAAAAAAGATGTTGAAATAATTTATCTTGAAAAAAAAGAAATACAGTATAGGAATTGTTATTCCAATATTGATGATCTAGTAGAAATATTAAGAAAATAAAGTATATAAAGAGTTACCGGGAGCTTGATACCTGTATTAGTCACAAAAAGTTGGACAAAATATTCCAATTAATCAATAAGGATTGTTCACTATATAATGTAGGAGTTAATTAATTTAATCTTTTTATATTATTTTTTAATACAAAGCTAAAAAATGATATGAATGAAAACTTTCTCTTCACACTCTCACATCATGTATTTTATAAATTCTTTAAATTAGTATATTAATTTTTGTATATCTTTATGGATAATGATTATTTGTTTTTAAGGATTTAATTATCTCTTTAATTTTATTTATCCCTAATTTGATTTCATTTATAGAGGTACAAGCAAAAGATAAACGAAATTTTTGCTCATTTTTAATATCTTTATAAAAAATATAACCAGGTAGAATAAGTAAATTATTTTTCAAACATAATTCATAAAATGTATTCTCATCAATTTCAGAAGATAATTTTAACCATATAAAAAAACCTCCTTTAGGTAATTTGACAATATCAAGTTCCGAGATTTCTTTAAGCATGTTGATCAAATAATTTGTCCTATGAAATAAAATTTTTCTGTATTTTTCTAAAAAAAATTCTAGGTAACCACTAGTAATAATATTCTCTAAGATTTTTTGTTGTATTTTTGAAGGAGATATTGAAAAAATAGCTTTTTCCACTAAAAAATTTTCTCTAAATTTAGGAGGAATGATAACACATGTAATACCAACTACAGAACCTAAAAGAGCAGAGAAATCACGTATATAAAAAACTCTTTCTTTTCCTATTCTTTCTAAGCTTTTAAGAGAAATGTACTCTTCTTCACAGAATAAAGAAGAGTAATTATCTTCTTCAATTATATAAAAATCATATTTTTCGGCTAATTCTAAAAGAAGATTTTTTTTCGTTTTTGACCAGCATATTCCAGA
Above is a window of Fusobacterium russii ATCC 25533 DNA encoding:
- a CDS encoding ATP-binding protein, translated to MKENRELELKLTITNTFLKTVSAFSNYNSGKIIFGVDDNGKIIGLENIEKLCLDLENKINDNISPKPNFKFIKDSKRNIITLIVEEGMNKPYLYKGKAYKRNDIVTIEVDKIELNRLTLLGLNKYYGELKAGNQNLEFKVLKKEFEEKLSLKNFSKDVLKTLNLYDDKNGYNNAAELFADKNTLTGIDIVKFGKNIDEILDRNLFVNISIISQYQKTLEVFNRYYKYEQILDSERVEKELIPEKAFREVIANALIHRTWDVNSNIRISMYEDKIEISSPGGLPVGISEKEYLNGQISQLRNPIIGNIFFRLKYIEMFGTGIRRINESYKDLTAKPKFEIFENSIKITLPIVTAKLFLTTDEKIIMNVLERGNILSSSDILKMTEFKKDKLNRLLKKLIQKNYIDVIGNGRGTKYLKK
- a CDS encoding ATP-binding protein; its protein translation is MLKRDKYIKRIIPFINKDIIKVLTGLRRTGKSVMLNLIMEELESREISREQFININFENLKNRDLKSYEKLYSYILNKVSNKYKDYYIFLDEIQEVREWEKCINSLRVEEDYNFDIYITGSNAKLLSGELSTYLAGRYVEFVIYPFSFQEFYEIMKKKNNIINVREAFQIYIKYGGMPFLHNLNFEYEASMQYLRDMYASIILKDITQRNNIRDTDLLERIINYLIMNIGNTFSATSISKFFKSENRKVATETILNYIKACENSFLIYKVPRNDLIGKKMLNINEKYYIADHGIREAILESNQRDINQILENIVYLEMLRRGYTVKIGKISNLEVDFVCTKNKETLYIQVSYLLASKETIEREFTVLENINDNYPKYVISMDEFDMSKNGINHINIIDFLLEK
- the cbiG gene encoding cobalt-precorrin 5A hydrolase; translated protein: MKIAIWTVTRGAGNIAKEYAQILNKKLNDIIADTFTLKKFEISDTLQIDDFTAEITEKFNLYEGHIFIMASGIVIRKISSLLKSKDIDPAVLLIDEGKHFVISLLSGHLGGANELTQKVAEILNLVPIITTSSDITGKIAVDSIAQKLNAELEDLKSAKDVTSLIVDGKKVNILFPKNVKISENGNSEGIVLVSNRKKVEITKICPKNIILGIGCKKDIKAEHILEAIEDIMNKYNLDIKAIKHIATVDIKENEEGLIKAAEFLEVELKIISREEIKKVESMFEGSDFVQTNIGVRAVSEPVAFLSSSQNGRFIAMKEKYNGITISIYEEDNLQLI
- the cobJ gene encoding precorrin-3B C(17)-methyltransferase gives rise to the protein MNKGKIFVVGIGPGNMQDISRRAYDVLKNVDIIAGYTTYINLVKNEFSDKEFYSSGMKREIERCQEVLGLAESGKKVALISSGDSGIYGMAGIMLELALNENSGIEVEVIPGITSTVAGAALVGAPLMHDQAIVSLSDLLTDWEVIKKRIDCASQGDFVISLYNPKSKGRTEQIVEAREIMLKHKLATTPVALLRHIGREEENYTLTTLEDFLNYDIDMFTIVTIGNSNTYIKEGKMITPRGYEKKSNWGK
- the cobK gene encoding precorrin-6A reductase, with the translated sequence MIWVIGGTKDSRDFLEKFLKYNNDIIVSTATEYGAKLIENLEVKTSSEKMDKNAMLDFVERNNINKIVDTSHPYAFEVSKNAMEVADEKNIGYFRFERETVDLLAKKYSNFENINELLAYVEKLDGNILVTLGSNNVPLFKDLKNLTNIYFRILPKWDMVKRCEDNNILPKNIIAMQGPFTEAMNIAMIEQLKIKYLITKKAGNTGGEKEKVSACDKKDVEIIYLEKKEIQYRNCYSNIDDLVEILRK